In Pseudanabaena galeata CCNP1313, one genomic interval encodes:
- a CDS encoding zinc ribbon domain-containing protein yields the protein MAAISSIHLQSLGKIERGLTAKLSSHSKTGLASALQVPVEYLEAVSRGTSIEPVSMLKFCPSCWTPGNPADPMWMDVRAKFCFLCGGKLGDRCTHCQQTISSLKHHFCPFCGSPYKSKLISQSSSG from the coding sequence TTGGCGGCGATTTCGTCGATTCATTTGCAGAGTTTGGGCAAGATTGAACGGGGACTGACGGCTAAGCTGAGTTCTCATAGTAAAACTGGTTTGGCTTCGGCTTTGCAAGTTCCCGTGGAATATTTAGAGGCTGTTTCTCGTGGTACTTCCATTGAGCCTGTTTCTATGCTTAAGTTCTGTCCATCTTGCTGGACTCCTGGCAATCCTGCTGATCCTATGTGGATGGATGTCAGGGCTAAGTTTTGCTTTCTCTGTGGGGGGAAACTTGGCGATCGCTGTACTCATTGCCAGCAAACTATTTCTTCGCTCAAGCATCACTTCTGTCCTTTTTGTGGTTCTCCCTATAAGTCTAAACTGATTTCTCAAAGCTCGTCTGGGTAA